The genomic window ACAGCTGTATAGAATAGAAAGCGACTTCCTCAGTCTCCCTACTTGGGTTCTTTGTTTTAGAAAGGAAACGGGATTATAACCGTCGCTGTAGCAGCGGGTTTCATACCCACTCTAAAGCTCTTGTTCACCGAATCCTCCGCTGTGCGAGACGCAGTCAATTGTAAAGACGAAGTATGCAGAATACTTACTGAAGACTAGCTACATACGtatatcattttttttctataagaATGGTCAAACAGCGTTTCACTATGCATGCAAAATGGGCCAGCTGGAGTCGGCCGGATTGCTCTTGGGCAGCAAGGCTAACATTGACGCTCAAGATCATGTAAGAgtatttaataattattgagGATGATATGGATGGCTCTTTTTGTTATAGGCTGGATATACTCCTCTTCATTTGGCTGCTTCTGAAGGGCTCCTACGCGTTGTCGAGTTCTTGTTGATGAATCATTGCAATCGAAACAAACGCACAGAGGTGAGTCATCTGAATCGATCAAGCGACAGAGTTTTATATGTTGGCGTGTTTTTCTCCAGGAGGGTCATTTAGCAATTGACTTGGCTCGATACAAAGGCCATCACcacgtcgttcgttttcttgtcgAAGAACGAAGAGACGCCGAGACGAGAAATGACCATCAAACGCCTCCAAAGAAACTGGCAAgtgaaataattaaataaataattatattcTCACGTCACGTGTAgcagccgcagcagcagaaCCACGCAGTCTCTGAGCCTAGGAAGCTGCCCCTAACACGAACGTCTACGTCATATTCAAGTTACGAGAGAAACAGCAGCAGTCCATCTAGATTAATAATCgtacgtcacaatcaaacAGAGTTACAGTAGTGGAATCCCTGGAATGTTCCAAAAAGAGAACCTACTAGTTATGTATGTCTACTCATACACAATCCAGGGACTCCACTGTAATATTGAATACTAATAATTAACAAGTGAACTCTTCGTAAcaggaaaaggagacgaaattGGAACTTCGTCAGCTGAAAGAACGCTGCGACAaggcccttctccttcttcaagATCAAGAACGACGACACAATGCGACCGTCGAAGAGCTCCTCCAAACGCACGAGCGCCATCGAACCGAAATGGAAGAAATGGAGCGCGCCATCGAAGGCCTCCAATCTCTCGTCAAAGACCAGCAGTCGCGTCTCCAACAGCAGGAAAACGAGCTCGATCAACTTCGACACACGCGCGAGCATCTGATGAATAGTCTCGAGGCGAAGGAACTCGAATTGGCAGAGCGAAGCGAAGCGTACGACGATCTGCGTCAGGCGACGAGCGTACGAgaccgcgacgacgaagtcgagcgGCTTCGCGGCGTCGTGTCGACGCTGGAAGCGGAGAAGACGGAAGCGAATGAGGAAGCGGAGAAATTAGATGCAAAATTGAGAAGCATTTCGAAGAAGAGGCagggaaaagaagacgaagacggaagTCTTTGTATTCCAGCTGAAGAATTGCAGTTGATGATGGAAACGAAATTAGGAGAGGGCTCGTTTGGAGGTAAAGCAGAGAGAGTTTATATTCACGTCACGTGTTTTCTTCGGAATGTATTTaacttcgttctttttttagctGTCTTTCTCGGGTTTTGGCGTGGAAGTCCCGTCGCCGTAAAGATCTTCTCCCAGGCGACGCTAACCGaagagaatcgtcgtctgtACGAACGCGAGCTGTCCATCACCTCGCGAATACGTCATCCGAACGTCGTCACCTTATGCGGAATAGCAAAAGAAGCCGGGCGAGCCGTGGGCATCGTAAGCGAGCAAATGGAGGCTTCTCTAGCGACGATCATAGTCGCAGCGCGACGCAGTCGTCGCTATCTAACGTTTCGCGAGCGCGCCGACCTCGCGATTGGCTATCTCGGCGGAATCGCTTACCTGCACGCCATCCGGCCCAACCCCGTGTCTCACGGCGACATTCGCCCGTCGAAAATTCTCGTCACTCCCGTTCTGACGGCGAAAATTAGCGGCGATTTCGGCGGCGCTTCGATCGCCGgcgaatcgctttcgttcgAATCGGAACGCGTTCCGTATTTAGCCCCCGAACGCTTTccggacgacgatgacgacgataagCGCGTTCCGCGAAAGTCGCTCGCGTCGGACGTCTACAGCGCAGGCGTGACGACGATAGAAATGTGGACGGGGCATCGAGCCGagcgtcgatcgcgaattCAGCAGCTCGAAGGCGTTCAAGACTCGACGTTACGCGGACTCTGCCTGGCTATGATCGATCGCAATTCGACGGGGAGGCCGGACGCGATGGAGGCTCTGTCGATCGTTCAGCTTCTCAAGGGAAATAGTACGTACGAAAAATGTCCGCCGAAGCGTATGGTCATGGGCGTACTGCACAGCGATGTCGTTTTACTCACAGATAAACCGTTTAACTGATTATTTTAACACGGGGAGATCCTATTATTTTTTACACGATAAAGAATCGATTACTTGAGGTCCGTTTGCTTTGTCCTTCGTCatcacctaaaaaaaggaaaagataGAATGTGCTCATTTTGcccgtgtacgtaccttttatCGATGCGTTCATATTAGCGctatccaggctacaccacgcggaggttcgaacgctttcGTAGCCCAAAAAGAGGAGCGAGCCTTGGCGTCATCGGCTCAACCACAATGGTGCGGCCTAGGATCGGAGacggctctcccacaccgCCTCCCCGACCCGTTGCACCCCGTCCTTCGGTTGAGAGGATCAATTGATCTTCAGGAACCGGGACTACGTTGATTGAGGGAGAAAAGCCATAAGACGACTTGGTAACAGTCAGCCAACGTGCtctattgattgatttttttgttcggTTCTGGGAGGTCAGGTCATCTTTCGGGTATAGATCACATAAGCCGAGTGAGGAACTgccacgagacactgggccccccacacgtttctttggcaggAAAGTGAGCAGACCTTTGCCCGACGCTCACTCGGTATTAACGCGAGACGCCGGGCATCGCGATCCAAGCCGTCCACGACCTTTATATGACCATCCCAGTGTCGACCTAGCGCCGCGAGAAGAACTCGCGCGACGCCCGTCCACTGCACCTTACAGTTTCGGTAAGGATCGACAACACCGTTTTGATAGAGCACTCTTGACGTTGACTGACCGCtacttcatcgtcgtctgacTTTTGAATCTCCAGGGTTCAGCCCTATGACTTCCCCCACCTGGCCAAGACTGAAGATGTGCGCAACGTGCAGCGGCTTTTATACGAAAGATGATGTAATCGTGACGCAATATCCGATTTAGAGGCGCGAATGCTTTGTTTGCCTAGGCAACGAATCTCTGGTTGGCCGCTGGAAGATCGCGCCAATTTTACACGTTATCCTCGAAGGCTGGTTTAGGCGCTAAAATAATGGCGGACCCTCTTCCTTTGCTCGAAGGACTACACGTGTATCGTATTTAGATGTTCTGGTAAAGCCTACTAAAGGGAATCGTTCTTGGGAGTTTTGCCGCGCATCCTGGTTCAGTAACGCGCGCttcgaaattcgaaaaatcgcTTAGATGATCGACAAGCCGTGGCTGACGATCGTTGCCATTGCCTCGGCGCTTAAGCTTCTCTTCATTCCCGCCTAGTGAGCTCAAAACATAGCCGGTCGACGAACCGGGGGCCCCTCTAACGAGATTTCGAACTTCCCCTCCCTCCTTAGCCGCTCAACAGACTTCGAAGTCCACCGCAATTGGCTAGCGATCACGCACAGCCTCCCAATCGATCGCTGGTACTACGAATCGACCTCCGAATGGACTCTAGACTACCCGCCATTCTTCGCCTGGTTCGAATGGCTCCTATCGATCGTCGCAAGTCGCGTCGATCCAGCGATGCTCGTCGTATCGAATCTCAACTACGCAAGTAACGCCTGTATCGTCTTCCAACGCGTCTCCGTCATCGTAGCAGACTTCGTATTGGCGTTCGCAACCCGGACGTAAGCGGATAGTCGAGGGataggggggggggggggggggggagacTCAATCTTCCGCTTATCAAATCAAAGCCCTTTATAGAAAGTTAGGGGATAGGGGGGGAGGGCACGCTTTTGTCTTGTAACCTCCGTATTGTCTTTGACCTTTTACCCGGAGGCTGTCTGCTCTTTTAAAACAGCAGCCTTATCCAGCTGAATTTCATCTGGACTCAATTACGGGGAAAAGGGGAAGCCTGGTTCagcttttgttttttctattcTGTGGGCGTTGGAAAGATCCGGTCTCCGACTCATTTCTCGTGTTTTGCATAGGTACTGCTCGACATTGGGGGTCGCCTCATCACGCAGGGCGTTCACGCTCGCCGTGTTGATTCTCCTCAACGCCGGCCTACTTATTGTAGATCGTATCTTTTCGCCTTAGTGGAGTGTTCCTCCTGTTTTTGCTACTTAACCTAAATTGCTTCCTTGACCGCGAGGTTCCTTCGCAGACATTCACTTCCAGTATAATGGCCTATTATTGGGATTGCTTCTTCTGTCCATAGCCCGGCTCAAACAGGTACGAGATTCCAGTTCTGATGTCAATTGTCGCAGACTAGACGATTGTTTTATAGGAACGCGTTTTGGAGGGCGCGTTCTGGTTCGCCGTTCTTCTCAATATGAAGCACATATTTCTCTACGTCGCTCCCGCGTACATCCTGTATCTATTTCGAAGTTATTGCTTTCAGGACACCCAACGGCAAACAggtattgacgtcattagcaAAACCGAGGGGCACGTAGGCATGTTTTTATATAAGGATGGCTACCACGTTTCTCGACTTTTCTACCCTCGCGTCTCCTACGACTCGGTGCGATCGTAACGGCCGTCTTTGCCGTCTCTTTCGGCCCCTTTATAGCCATGGTATGCCCGCTCATATATGTACATGCACTTCAATGATAGAGACTTCCGAACGTATGCAAGGGCCAACTGCCGCAAGTCATGTCGAGACTTTTTCCGCTCAAGCGCGGTCTCACGCACGCGTATTGGGCGCCGAACGTCTGGGCTCTCTACAATTTCGCcgacaagacgacgtcaatgtTGAGTAAGTAAAGCTGCACGCACCTGGACGCTTCCTAATGCATGTGACCTTTTGAATATGGTCCATATACTACGTGTGTgttccccctccccctcgTTTCCTCTCTATTTTAGCGCGCTCTGCATCTTcgcgtccgtcgacgacgggcgGCCTTGtgggcgacgtcgaacacGTCGTTCTGCCGTCTGTGCCGCCGATCGCCGCTCTTCTGCTAACGACCGTCTCGATTCTGGTAAACCGACCGCGGAGATAATATTAATTTAGCGAATGCGGTTCgagaattcttttttcttgggcgctcgcgcgcgcgcagcCGGGTCTCGTCGCGTCGTGGCGACGACCGGGCAATTTTCGGCTCTTTTTGCGCGGTCTCGTCGCCTGCGCTTACGGCTCGTTCCTGTTCGGCTGGCACGTTCACGAAAAGGCGATTCTACTCGTCATTGTTCCGCTAAGGTACGAAGTGCGTAAATCGAATTGTAAATTGATACAAAGTCAATTCGAGTCATCGTGCCGAATTCGCTCTTGTCTAGCCTCTTGGccgtcgagaacgtcgccgatgcGCGCAATTATCTCGTTTTGTCTATTACCGGTATCGTTTCgctctttcctcttcttaTTCGTGCCGAAGGtaaggagaaaaacgcgacaGGGGCGGGGTGTGGACAAATGACGACACGTGCCGCTTCCTTACACCTAAACACTCTCGGTGTTGTTATTGAACATCGAAGCTcgtgtttttgttttctttagagacTCCCATCAAGGTGGCACTGTGTTTGGCTTACTATCTCTTTTCGAGCGGCACTCTTCCCTCCCTTTTCCGGTAAGAATAGCCTCAAATCCGTTCGCTTCCTCGCTCGATCGAGTAATTGAATTCCGGCACGTCTACTCGCGACCGATCCCACGAATTCGCGTCGCGTTCCGAGCATTCTTTGTCCCACTTTGCAGAGACGAGGCGAAAGTAGACGAAGGGCGAGAAAAATTCGCCGCCATCAACGCCCCCTCGACGACCCTACTCACCACTTGGAGTCGACTGTACCTGTGTGGCTTGGCGCTTTTAGAGTGCTTCTGCACGCTCGCCTACCCGTTCACTAGCCTCGCTGAcaaatttccttttcttcccCTGATGGCTATATCGGTCTACTGCGCGGGGGGAGTTTGCCTTACGTGGGCGCTATTCTACCGCGAGACCTTTGCAATGTACGCGCGCAGCGACTCCAAAACCGAGTGAGGGCGGCGCTCCTTAGAAACGAAATAATAACGTttgatctatttttttttctgggCGTATGTGTTTTTCGATATTTCGGTCTGCGGCTATAGCTATCGTTTTTCAAAGTGGAATCTCTGTACACGTCATGTCCTAATTGGCGTTTCCTATTGGCTCTTATCAGGTGTGAAAGTCCACCCCCCCTCTATCATTCTTTTAAGCGAGTGCGCGTGCCCTCATTCATCAGTCGTCACGCTTCGTCAGACTAGCGTCCAGGTGTTGTTGATCCTTTTCGCGCGTCTTCTGGCCCCCTGCTAGGAATTGCGGAGCTCTCTTACTCTCCATATCAGGTACGTTTCAAGATTTCGAAAGGGGGTGTAGAGGAACTGATCGCCCACGCACGCCACAATCTCATCTCATCGACATCTGCGTACCCTCTGCAATTTTTGCATCCCTAATCGCGGTCAGCAGGCTCAAAAGTGAATGATCCAAGACCTTTCCGATACGTGTGACTTGTCCACTTGCCAGCTCTCGCGTCACCCGTGCCGTATTGTGTCCGGTTCTTCTTCCGCGAACGCTAAAACGCTTTCGATCGAGGTGCGAGTGGATCGAATTGTGTACCCTAGACTGCGTAATTACGTTAGAACGTTCTCTGCGCGAACTCGCTTAGGTCACTTCCCCAAAAGTTTATCTCGCCCTCCGGCGTTAGCTCGTGACCGAACGCACGTCTCGAGTTGCAGCTGTTTCAATAACCCACCCATTGCGCTGTCATTTAGATTATCCTCGATGCGCCTCTCCATCGTTCCCGCTCTCCTCCTCACCCTTCTCATTCTGTCGTTATCCAGCGACGcctggcgacgacgacgacggcataTTCGACCTCCGACGGccaaggtaagaaaaaacgaggaGCAGACCCGTTCGCTAATGAAAAACATAAATGTTTTCCTTAGCAATGCGGCAAGAACGTTGAAAAATTTTGCGGTTTCGAGCAAAAGCTTCCCTACTACGGCTACGGAAAGGGACGAATACTTTCCTACTGGCAACAGCTAACGAACAAGACGGTGCACCAGTCGATTTGCGAGAATCCGTTGAGTCATCGACAGTGCGGTCACGCGTGCCAGTGTCGTCCGAGCAACGAAACTGAGACGATGATCGTGCAATCGGAAATCGTTTGGGTGCGAGTGTGGAAGTGCGGTGAAATTAATCCGGTTGAAGAGGCGGCAAAGCGTTTCTTCAGCGAATGCAATCCCCAGCTCCATCATCATCACGGTCATCATGCAAAGCCCGTTGCGTCAGAGAGAAagcaattattttttagtccCTTTATGCAATAACGAACGGGTTCGGCCATGCTTAGCCATAAACtaaagtaattaattagattgaTTGAGTGAATCGGTCTGCGCTTTGAGTACGACAGTACCGTATATGTATTCTGTATGATGGCATTGCTACAGTGCAGTCTACTCGTTCGCAGAAAGATTTCaacccctcccctccccccctcCCACCCAAATTTAATGAAAAAAGATATTAATGAATGACGCGCGTTAGGATATCTCTGCAAAAATCATGAATCGAAACAACCCGCTTCTAAACGAAGAAACTCAAAGCATTTCTCTActtccgtcttcgacgaagacgcgccGCCCTTCCTTCCGGCGCCTCGCCCTTCTCGTCGCCACGTCATTTCTCGCCAACATGACGGGCGGCGTTCTTCTCGCCGGAAGCTATCTCataaacgtcgtcgaaacgtcgtgCCCGCGCTGGAGCGCCTCGTCGACCGTCTACGGCGAAAGCGTTCtgattctcgtcgtcggcgtcgtggGTCTTGCGCATGCGTACGGCGTTCGACGCTTCGGTCCGACGAAATACGCGcttgtcggcgtcgttctcgcggcggcgtcgctcgCACTTAGCGGCGGGATGATTTCCGCCTGCAACGAGCGCTCGCCGCACGTTCGCTTCCTCACGGAAGTCGTCTACGTTCTCTCCTTCGCGTTTCTCGGCGTGGCGCTCGGTTTTGTCTATTTTTCGTCTATCGAATGCCTTCTCGCCGCCTTTCCTCGTCGACCGGGCTTTGCGAGCGGCGTTTGCTCGCTCGGctacggcgtcggcggcgtcgtctaCGGGCAATTCTTTCTCGCGCTAGAACACCTctatcgacgcgacgtcatcgacgtgcCCTCGATATTCTACAGCGCCGGCATTCTGACTGTCCTCATGGCTTCAGTCAGCATCCCATTTGTCAGACGTCCCGTACACTCACCCGAACCCTCCAAAGCCTCCAAAGCCTCCGATAACCCGAAAAAAGGCATCGCACGTTGGGTGATCAAACGACCGAAATTTTGGCTCATCTACTGGGCTCGAACGGTCGTTCTTCTACCGGGCTGGGGCATAACGGCTCGCCTAAAGGACATCCTCATCGCCGCGTGGCATCACAACGAAAATCCCCCAATCGAACTTCTCAGCGGTCTCGTCATGGGTTTCTACATCGGCGGTCGTCTTCTCTGGCTGCTCATATGCGATCGAGTCGGCGGTAAGAATCTTTGGGTTCTCACGACGGGAATTCAAATAGTCTCGCTTGGTTTTCTTCCGTGGTTCATGTATCATACGGGGTCGTGGGGTTGCTATGCGAGCATTGGCGCGCTTTGCGCGTTTATGCTCGCGTTTTCTGCGCCCAAGGCGACGGTCGCCGCTTTTATACACGATATTTTTAAGTTGGCGCATCTGGTGACGCTTATCATAGGGTATCTGTCGCCGGGTGCAGGGATTGGGGGTCTCGTTGGGCCCCTTACTGCCGAATGGTTTTTTAAACGTTTTGGAAATTtcgaatattttttctatacCTCCTGTGGCCTGCTGACGTCTGGCCTATTTATTTTGACGTGCATTTGataaattttgatttgatGATATTTATTTGgcaattatttaattaaaaggattttttaaaattggcTAGGACTAACTGAAAGTGAAGAACCGCGATCGCTAATAAAATTATAGGCTaaccaaagaaaaaaaaacgaaaacacaTAAAACACAATCCGGAATAATTCTGGATGTTCCCTTATACACAGGGATCTTTAGCAGTCATGCAACCCTTCGCCGAAGCTGGAACCCGGTAGAAAGTAGCGACGTTTGCCGCCGAAAGGCAAGCGCACAGCTTAAAACCTTTTGGGCTGTCCGCTGAGCTAGCATCTGCTTCAGGTAGCCCCTTTAGTGTGAAACCCGTACGTCCTGTTATAAGAGTCTAAAGATAGAACGAGGCATGGTATTAGACAAAGGCTTGGGGGAGGATATTGAAAGTATAAGGGAATCAATAAGGGATACATATGTACTCTATTATGTAAACCCCTCGCACCGATTGAGATGCAACGGTGATATTTCCGGCCGGCGCTGTAAGAGAAGCGTTCGATGTCAAAACGGAAATCGCGTTGGCTCTTCGAGCGAGAAGATGCTCATCGGACGTGAGATTGAGAATGGGACCATTCCATCTCAccttgagaaaaaaaattgcacgtAAAAAACATGAGGGTGGGCGTGTAATGAACGTCTTCTTACGCTCCTTGACGTCACTCCCAAAGTCGTGTTGGCGGACTCTACTGGTACTTTACGTACTGATTTAGATACGTTCAGTTTTCGAACGTtcatgacgtcgtcaaatcttGCCAGCCAATTCCCATTGTGTTGCACGGTCAACACGTTTCTAAACTCGACCGCCGAAGACGGCGCCCCGTTGAGAATCACTTTAAAAAAtcgataaataaataaatagatacaCATTTTTAGTCAATATCTACCATGTGTTCTCGTACTGTCGTCATACATTCCCACGGAAATCCTAAcctaaaataaaagattCGATGTAGAGGAACTGAGACAAGAATAGGTACACTGGCGCACCTGTTCGTTTGCCGTATTACTGACGGTCAAGTTCTCCCCGGCGTAGGACCCAATGAATTTTCCTATCCACGCATCGAAGAAGCGTGCATCCTTTGGAAAAATGACGGAGCCGTCCGTTCTCAAATAAAGCGACGGCAGGCCGTTGTAAGTGAGACGGTGTACGCTGAGAATTAGGATCGTCAGCTagagggggaggaggagggaggaATTTATGGTGGGGACCGGATCTACTCTCTCTACTGTACCACAAAATTGAGTACGACTAGAATGGCGATGATGAAGAGTATGACGTAGAATATGGTCAATTTGCGACCGCGAAGTCCGCTCTTGTGCAGCATCGCTTCGTTCGTGTTGACATGGCCCGTTGTTACGTTGCCTTCGTGGACGCGCTTCGATTGGAGACGCTCCTCGCGTTTCTGGTGCATCGATTTCTGTCCGCGATAGTGCTAGACGCAAACGGGAGAGAAGGACTATTTGTTATTGGGCTTCAGCGAGCGCAGGTGTCGACGCTTTCGAGTCCGTAAACGCCCTCTCGTGAGAAACACGCTTTTCCCCGCTCGAATTGTCGCTATTGTACGACTCTGATACGACTTACCATCATTGCTGCCTGGGTCGCGATGACAGGAGGAACGTAACTAGACAGAAAGTTCCTCTCCGTGCGAGGTTTCACTTCAGGACGTACGGGACGCTCGGAACGCCAGCAttccttcgacgtcataaCAGAGCACGCGCAGATAAGTTTCACCTCACTCGTGGAGAACCCAGGGAATTCTCCTCCACTCCccacgtcgccgttcttcaAAAAGCTATGAATTCTACAGAAAACTCAACGAGAAATGCCGAGTGCCTTCGCGACGTCTTTCACAGCGAAgtttcggcgtcgacaaGCGACCCAACAGCTGCGTATCGCGCCTCGGAGGCCCcattcgcgacggcgaccgCGTCATCGTACGAATCATCTGCAAACGTCGCCCATTCGTCAACGAACGACTTCGCGGAACGAGGCGGCGAAGAGGAAAACGGCACTTCCGACATcttgaaatcgtttctcgaAGAAGCGGACAGCGATGGAGCGATCGATTCGTGTCTATCGAGCATATCCTTCCACGGTAAGAACGAAAAGCCCAGTTTCGGGGTACTTTCGTTGGCTCGTTGCCCGCGACGCgagaggggagggggacCCGCGATGTGTAGGCGTAATCGTTTCGAATTCTTTAGGGAACGGCATTCAAATGCCGCCGAAGAACGTGTCGGATCGAGGACGCGTGAtctgcgcgacgacgacgaaacgcgaagaAGGTTTCTAACGGTTTTCTCCGCGGGAATCTCTAAAATCACGTGTAAATGACGTCGTGGGGGTTTCCCTTCGCTCTTGTAGGAGaatacgacgtcgtcgaaaaggctCCGCAGTTGCGCGGTCAACTCGCATTCAGCGGAAGCGTTGCGCCCGCTGTTCTGCCGGAGGTCGACGATTTGAGCGTCTTCACCTTCGGTGCCGATCAccgagaggaagaaaaattgcTATCGTTGGAAAAAAGCTCAAAAGGTTCGCATAAGCAAACAAGTCGACGTACGTATTAGCGAAAGACTTTTCTTAGGTTTGTTGGATGATTACATTGACGGAAGTCAGGCGGAAGCCAGCGGCAAccaggtaattaattaattaaataattaattaattagtatttaaTCCTTTTGGTCTTCTAGACTGCCTCTGGACCGGCCAGTTCGGTTCTCTCTCCCGTACAGAATGTTGCAGACATGTTTAACAGTGAGTAAACATTTGAAGGCTTTTTGCACCGATTTATCCTATTTCTTAGGTATCACCATCAATCAGACGAGCGAAGCAGGCCATCTCAGCCGAGAAACCTTTGGTACGTCACTTCATTGTATTCAAATtggataaataataaaataaatgtCTTCTAGGTGTCCGTTCACCGGTGCTCAATTCAGCAGATGTGTCTTCAGCAGTAAGctcaatttttaaaaattaattatttgcgAATGAGTATTCCCTAAGGAGCACACAAGTGAGATACAGTCTGGTGCTCTGCCAGTGGTGGcccctcctccccctcctcctcccacTCCTCCTCCCTCCGCATCTCTCTTTCAACATGCACTGGGCTCACAGATGGACGAAGAATCCCTGCGTCAGCTCTTCATTCAACGTGGACTTCTCGTTCCCTCCGGTGACGGGCAATGGGTGTGGCGAAACCCCGCTCGTCACGGAGCTCTAGCTACACGACCCAGAGTCCCGGAGGACAGCCCAAGCTCCATAATGAACACAGCcacttcgccgacgtcgatcagCGGTCGACTTTCTCCCATATCCGAAGTGTCAGGTCAAGATTGGGAAATGGCTTCCGTGCTCGACCGTGCGAGCGCCCCTTCGCCGTCTCCACCTCCAGAACTTCCGGAATTAGCACACGCCGTTTATCGTTGGTGCAAGAAGAGCGGTAGGGGTGCGCGCGCCAAGCTGAGAGTCGATTTCATTCCTCATCAAATTTGCGAGGGTCACGTTGAAGTGACAGTAGAGAAGAACGGCCACGTGGCACTGGTAGTT from Oscarella lobularis chromosome 1, ooOscLobu1.1, whole genome shotgun sequence includes these protein-coding regions:
- the LOC136191711 gene encoding uncharacterized protein isoform X2; protein product: MNSTENSTRNAECLRDVFHSEVSASTSDPTAAYRASEAPFATATASSYESSANVAHSSTNDFAERGGEEENGTSDILKSFLEEADSDGAIDSCLSSISFHGNGIQMPPKNVSDRGRVICATTTKREEGEYDVVEKAPQLRGQLAFSGSVAPAVLPEVDDLSVFTFGADHREEEKLLSLEKSSKGLLDDYIDGSQAEASGNQTASGPASSVLSPVQNVADMFNSITINQTSEAGHLSRETFGVRSPVLNSADVSSAEHTSEIQSGALPVVAPPPPPPPTPPPSASLFQHALGSQMDEESLRQLFIQRGLLVPSGDGQWVWRNPARHGALATRPRVPEDSPSSIMNTATSPTSISGRLSPISEVSGQDWEMASVLDRASAPSPSPPPELPELAHAVYRWCKKSGRGARAKLRVDFIPHQICEGHVEVTVEKNGHVALVVEQYAEMARRWSGGKKGRDSYDFNLALRKTFQRFGGQPTVEQINGNVGRKFIFSKMSTDLIYQELTALGKERGPLSGEATGGGGGQGRAALSAAAVAPPPVRWSHMGPIAGGGASSAEFFGGGAVSDGRWHSSSSLPSARRTCQAKRIASCKPSPSKKSRRN
- the LOC136191711 gene encoding uncharacterized protein isoform X3, translated to MNSTENSTRNAECLRDVFHSEVSASTSDPTAAYRASEAPFATATASSYESSANVAHSSTNDFAERGGEEENGTSDILKSFLEEADSDGAIDSCLSSISFHGNGIQMPPKNVSDRGRVICATTTKREEGEYDVVEKAPQLRGQLAFSGSVAPAVLPEVDDLSVFTFGADHREEEKLLSLEKSSKGLLDDYIDGSQAEASGNQTASGPASSVLSPVQNVADMFNSITINQTSEAGHLSRETFGVRSPVLNSADVSSAEHTSEIQSGALPVVAPPPPPPPTPPPSASLFQHALGSQMDEESLRQLFIQRGLLVPSGDGQWVWRNPARHGALATRPRVPEDSPSSIMNTATSPTSISGRLSPISEVSGQDWEMASVLDRASAPSPSPPPELPELAHAVYRWCKKSGRGARAKLRVDFIPHQICEGHVEVTVEKNGHVALVVEQYAEMARRWSGGKKGRDSYDFNLALRKTFQRFGGQPTVEQINGNVGRKFIFSKMSTDLIYQELTALGKERGPLSGEATGGGGGQGRAALSAAAVAPPPVRWSHMGPIAGGGASSAEFFGGSGGSSFRWTVAQFNFFPSARR
- the LOC136191867 gene encoding beta-sarcoglycan-like; amino-acid sequence: MTSKECWRSERPVRPEVKPRTERNFLSSYVPPVIATQAAMMHYRGQKSMHQKREERLQSKRVHEGNVTTGHVNTNEAMLHKSGLRGRKLTIFYVILFIIAILVVLNFVLTILILSVHRLTYNGLPSLYLRTDGSVIFPKDARFFDAWIGKFIGSYAGENLTVSNTANEQVRISVGMYDDSTRTHVILNGAPSSAVEFRNVLTVQHNGNWLARFDDVMNVRKLNVSKSVRKVPVESANTTLGVTSRSVRWNGPILNLTSDEHLLARRANAISVLTSNASLTAPAGNITVASQSTLITGRTGFTLKGLPEADASSADSPKGFKLCACLSAANVATFYRVPASAKGCMTAKDPCV
- the LOC136191711 gene encoding uncharacterized protein isoform X1 is translated as MNSTENSTRNAECLRDVFHSEVSASTSDPTAAYRASEAPFATATASSYESSANVAHSSTNDFAERGGEEENGTSDILKSFLEEADSDGAIDSCLSSISFHGNGIQMPPKNVSDRGRVICATTTKREEGEYDVVEKAPQLRGQLAFSGSVAPAVLPEVDDLSVFTFGADHREEEKLLSLEKSSKGLLDDYIDGSQAEASGNQTASGPASSVLSPVQNVADMFNSITINQTSEAGHLSRETFGVRSPVLNSADVSSAEHTSEIQSGALPVVAPPPPPPPTPPPSASLFQHALGSQMDEESLRQLFIQRGLLVPSGDGQWVWRNPARHGALATRPRVPEDSPSSIMNTATSPTSISGRLSPISEVSGQDWEMASVLDRASAPSPSPPPELPELAHAVYRWCKKSGRGARAKLRVDFIPHQICEGHVEVTVEKNGHVALVVEQYAEMARRWSGGKKGRDSYDFNLALRKTFQRFGGQPTVEQINGNVGRKFIFSKMSTDLIYQELTALGKERGPLSGEATGGGGGQGRAALSAAAVAPPPVRWSHMGPIAGGGASSAEFFGGGAVSDGRWHSSSSLPSARRTCQAKRIATCKTRVLPRKLEEIRVRLLCVTIIIAVLSLLHF
- the LOC136199073 gene encoding L-lactate transporter-like, producing the protein MTGGVLLAGSYLINVVETSCPRWSASSTVYGESVLILVVGVVGLAHAYGVRRFGPTKYALVGVVLAAASLALSGGMISACNERSPHVRFLTEVVYVLSFAFLGVALGFVYFSSIECLLAAFPRRPGFASGVCSLGYGVGGVVYGQFFLALEHLYRRDVIDVPSIFYSAGILTVLMASVSIPFVRRPVHSPEPSKASKASDNPKKGIARWVIKRPKFWLIYWARTVVLLPGWGITARLKDILIAAWHHNENPPIELLSGLVMGFYIGGRLLWLLICDRVGGKNLWVLTTGIQIVSLGFLPWFMYHTGSWGCYASIGALCAFMLAFSAPKATVAAFIHDIFKLAHLVTLIIGYLSPGAGIGGLVGPLTAEWFFKRFGNFEYFFYTSCGLLTSGLFILTCI